Proteins encoded by one window of Asterias rubens chromosome 18, eAstRub1.3, whole genome shotgun sequence:
- the LOC117302650 gene encoding uncharacterized protein LOC117302650, whose amino-acid sequence MRALYPQLGIPPSKFDGRRQLPREVLQDVSVVKKKSVPVRKATLVSPDCSHNRGGCELAARPTPFCICTLQTTRPAETMFRKNRVTPTTIDAGISRGSPNSHSSFQIPSQMNLGRCNINPVTRCGKRLQLLKMLLFPLTPAICLFVVTAINVNTAISTRTELLDFDLVFQQSIGLGNIMHAIQIEQTRATLYGRYDDVSRISLDASYVDTENAVTDLPYWPSETQFVSGNQFLAFLKLQRDKIREDNTTTFELLRIYSDVKQAFLPLLTETILLTNHASLWKNLVAYSFIIRTQEHTGAMSAYGTEFYLLGSLSTLNYLTFVRNEELAEIHLNTCLNYVPETRDVYNDRLQSGEINLLSIEKMKKEIYNNEFTDASSGLRRSRATDWQGNTTAQLIVIRHIGVYIERVVAEQIKKDIGINEEEILVAALLLSIVCFVTPIILILVSKATNSIQRFATRLSHKTIELNVEKKRSDSLLYRMLPKQVAKQLKTGDDVSAESYELVSILFSDIVGFTEMSARSAPMQVVNFLNFLYQLFDERIETHDVYKVETIGDAYMVASGLPLRNGNRHAGEVASLALDLVDKIKDCTIPHMPTEKIFIRIGLHSGPCVAGVVGSKMPRYCLFGDTVNTASRMETHSEPMKIHVSGECHKILVSLGGYTLQSRGMMDIKGKGMMYTYWLMNYKRGITPGSNITSDVNFITVQPSSISPIDVYVTTPRLEE is encoded by the exons ATGAGAGCGTTGTACCCCCAGCTCGGAATTCCCCCCTCCAAGTTTGACGGTCGCAGACAATTGCCACGGGAAGTACTACAAGATGTGTCGGTCGTTAAGAAGAAGAGCGTGCCGGTGCGCAAAGCGACGCTGGTGTCTCCAGATTGT TCGCACAACAGAGGAGGGTGTGAACTTGCGGCTAGGCCGACTCCTTTCTGTATATGCACTCTCCAGACGACCCGTCCAGCCGAAACAAT GTTTCGGAAAAATCGAGTGACTCCCACCACCATCGATGCCGGGATAAGTCGAGGCTCCCCTAACAGCCATTCATCCTTCCAGATACCGTCCCAGATGAACCTAGGACGGTGCAACATCAACCCCGTCACCCGCTGCGGCAAACGGCTCCAACTGCTGAAGATGCTGCTGTTCCCTCTCACCCCGGCCATCTGCCTCTTCGTCGTGACCGCCATCAACGTCAACACGGCGATCTCAACCCGGACCGAGCTGCTGGACTTTGACCTAGTCTTTCAGCAATCCATTGGTCTCGGGAACATCATGCACGCCATTCAGATCGAGCAAACCCGGGCGACGCTGTACGGCCGTTACGACGACGTCAGCCGAATCAGTCTGGACGCCAGTTACGTCGATACTGAAAACGCCGTAACGGACCTGCCGTACTGGCCTTCGGAAACCCAATTCGTCTCTGGTAATCAGTTCCTGGCATTCCTGAAACTACAACGCGACAAAATCAGGGAAGATAACACAACCACCTTCGAGCTTCTCCGCATCTACTCCGACGTCAAGCAGGCGTTCCTGCCGCTCCTGACCGAGACCATCCTGCTGACGAACCACGCCAGTCTCTGGAAGAACCTCGTAGCCTACTCCTTCATCATACGAACGCAGGAACACACCGGAGCAATGTCGGCGTACGGAACGGAGTTCTATCTTCTCGGTTCCCTCTCCACATTAAACTACCTGACATTCGTTCGGAACGAAGAGCTAGCTGAGATCCACCTCAACACGTGCCTGAACTACGTTCCAGAAACACGCGACGTGTATAACGATCGGTTGCAGAGCGGGGAAATAAATCTGCTGAGTATTGAGAAGATGAAGAAAGAAATATACAACAACGAAT TTACTGATGCTAGCTCAGGTCTTCGTAGATCGAGAGCCACTGACTGGCAGGGGAATACAACAGCCCAGCTGATTGTGATCAGACACATTGGCGTGTACATAGAGAGGGTCGTAGCAGAACAAATCAAGAAGGATATTGGCATAAACGAAGAAGag ATACTCGTGGCTGCGCTTCTCCTGTCGATTGTTTGTTTCGTTACTCCAATAATTCTCATCCTCGTCTCCAAGGCAACAAACTCCATTCAAAGGTTTGCAACAA GGCTCAGTCACAAGACCATTGAGCTCAACGTCGAAAAGAAAAGGAGCGATTCCTTGCTCTATCGGATGTTGCCAAAACAGGTTGCTAAGCAACTGAAGACTGGTGATGACGTCAGTGCCGAGTCGTACGAACTCGTCAGCATCTTGTTCAGTGACATCGTTGGATTCACTGAGATGTCCGCACGAAGCGCCCCCATGCAG gTGGTGAATTTCTTGAACTTTCTCTACCAGTTATTCGACGAGCGTATTGAGACGCATGACGTTTACAAAGTGGAGACGATCGGTGATGCTTACATGGTGGCCAGCGGTCTACCCTTACGGAATGGGAACCGGCATGCCGGTGAAGTCGCGTCGCTGGCCCTGGACCTGGTGGACAAAATCAAGGACTGCACCATCCCTCATATGCCCACTGAGAAGATCTTCATTCGGATTGGGCTTCATTCTG GGCCGTGTGTTGCTGGGGTTGTCGGCTCCAAGATGCCGCGGTACTGCCTCTTCGGAGACACCGTAAACACAGCTTCGAGAATGGAAACACACAGCGAAC CAATGAAGATACACGTGAGCGGTGAATGCCATAAGATTCTAGTCTCGCTAGGTGGATACACTTTGCAGTCACGTGGTATGATGGACATTAAG GGTAAGGGCATGATGTATACCTATTGGTTGATGAACTACAAGCGTGGTATAACTCCGGGTAGCAATATCACATCAGATGTT aactttatcacggtgcagccatcttcaatttctcccattgatgtCTATGTTACCacaccgaggctggaagaataa